A single window of Balaenoptera acutorostrata chromosome X, mBalAcu1.1, whole genome shotgun sequence DNA harbors:
- the MED12 gene encoding mediator of RNA polymerase II transcription subunit 12 isoform X14 produces MAAFGILSYEHRPLKRPRLGPPDVYPQDPKQKEDELTALNVKQGFNNQPAVSGDEHGSAKNVNFNPAKISSNFSSIIAEKLRCNTLPDTGRRKPQVNQKDNFWLVTARSQSAINTWFTDLAGTKPLTQLAKKVPIFSKKEEVFGYLAKYTVPVMRAAWLIKMTCAYYAAITETKVKKRHVIDPFMEWTQIITKYLWEQLQKMAEYYRPGPSGSGGCGSTIGPLPHDVEVAIRQWDYNEKLAMFMFQDGMLDRHEFLTWVLECFEKIRPGEDELLKLLLPLLLRYSGEFVQSAYLSRRLAYFCTRRLALQLDGVSSHSSHVMSAQSTSTLPTTPAPQPPTSSTPSTPFSDLLMCPQHRPLVFGLSCILQTILLCCPSALVWHYSLTDSRIKTGSPLDHLPIAPSNLPMPEGNSAFTQQVRAKLREIEQQIKERGQAVEVRWSFDKCQEATAGFTIGRVLHTLEVLDSHSFERSDFSNSLDSLCNRIFGLGPSKDGHEISSDDDAVVSLLCEWAVSCKRSGRHRAMVVAKLLEKRQAEIEAERCGESEAADEKGSIASGSLSAPSAPIFQDVLLQFLDTQAPMLTDPRSESERVEFFNLVLLFCELIRHDVFSHNMYTCTLISRGDLAFGAPGPRPPSPFDDPADDPERKEAEGSSSSKLEDPGLSESMDIDPSSSVLFEDMEKPDFSLFSPTMPCEGKGSPSPEKPDVEKEVKPPPKEKLEGTLGVLYDQPRHVQYATHFPIPQEESCSHECNQRLVVLFGVGKQRDDARHAIKKITKDILKVLNRKGTAETDQLAPIVPLNPGDLTFLGGEDGQKRRRNRPEAFPTAEDIFAKFQHLSHYDQHQVTAQVSRNVLEQITSFALGMSYHLPLVQHVQFIFDLMEYSLSISGLIDFAIQLLNELSVVEAELLLKSSDLVGSYTTSLCLCIVAVLRHYHACLILNQDQMAQVFEGLCGVVKHGMNRSDGSSAERCILAYLYDLYTSCSHLKSKFGELFSDFCSKVKNTIYCNVEPSESNMRWAPEFMIDTLENPAAHTFTYTGLGKSLSENPANRYSFVCNALMHVCVGHHDPDRVNDIAILCAELTGYCKSLSAEWLGVLKALCCSSNNGTCGFNDLLCNVDVSDLSFHDSLATFVAILIARQCLLLEDLIRCAAIPSLLNAACSEQDSEPGARLTCRILLHLFKTPQLNPCQSDGTVSPDKPTVGIRSSCDRHLLAASQNRIVDGAVFAVLKAVFVLGDAELKGSGFTVTGGTEELPEEEGGGGSGGRRQGGRNISVETASLDVYAKYVLRSICQQEWVGERCLKSLCEDSNDLQDPVLSSAQAQRLMQLICYPHRLLDNEDGENPQRQRIKRILQNLDQWTMRQSSLELQLMIKQTPNNEMNSLLENIAKATIEVFQQSAETGSSSGNTASNMPSSSKTKPVLSSLERSGVWLVAPLIAKLPTSVQGHVLKAAGEELEKGQHLGSSSRKERDRQKQKSMSLLSQQPFLSLVLTCLKGQDEQREGLLTSLYSQVHQIVNNWRDDQYLDDCKPKQLMHEALKLRLNLVGGMFDTVQRSTQQTTEWAVLLLEIIISGTVDMQSNNELFTTVLDMLSVLINGTLAADMSSISQGSMEENKRAYMNLVKKLRKELGERQSDSLEKVRQLLPLPKQTRDVITCEPQGSLIDTKGNKIAGFDSIFKKEGLQVSTKQKISPWDLFEGLKPSAPLSWGWFGTVRVDRRVARGEEQQRLLLYHTHLRPRPRAYYLEPLPLPPEDEEPPAPALLEPEKKAPEPPKTDKPGAAPPSTEERKKKSTKGKKRSQPAAKTEPSPLPPVPFTQDYGMGPGRSGPYGVTVPPDLLHHTNPGSISHLSYRQGSIGLYTQNQPLPAGGPRVDPYRPVRLPMQKLPTRPPYPGVLPTTMTGVMGLEPSSYKTPVYRQQQPAVPQGQRLRQQLQAKIQSQGMLGQSSVHQMTPSSSYGLQTSQGYTPYVSHVGLQQHTGPADATRHLQQRPSGYVHQQAPTYGHGLTSTQRFSHQTLQQTPMIGTMTPLGAQGVQAGVRSASILPEQQQQQQQQQQQQQQQQQQQQQQQQQQQYHIRQQQQQQILRQQQQQQQQQQQQQQQQQQQQQQQQQQQQAHQQQQQQAAPPQPQPQSQPQFQRQGLQQTQQQQQTAALVRQLQQQLSNTQPQPSTNIFGRY; encoded by the exons GTCAACTTCAATCCTGCCAAG ATCAGTTCCAACTTCAGCAGCATTATTGCAGAGAAGTTACGTTGTAACACCCTCCCTGACACCGGTAGAAGGAAGCCCCAGGTGAACCAGAAGGACAACTTCTGGCTGGTGACTGCACGATCCCAGAGTGCCATTAACACCTGGTTCACCGATCTGGCTGGCACCAAGCCACTCACACAACTAGCCAAAAAG GTCCCCATTTTCAGTAAGAAGGAAGAAGTGTTTGGGTACTTGGCCAAGTACACAGTGCCTGTGATGCGGGCTGCCTGGCTCATTAAGATGACCTGTGCCTACTATGCAGCGATCACAGAGACCAAGGTTAAGAAGAGACATGTCATTGACCCTTTCATGG AATGGACTCAGATCATCACCAAGTACTTATGGGAGCAGCTGCAAAAGATGGCTGAATACTACCGGCCAGGGCCTTCCGGAAGCGGGGGCTGTGGTTCTACTATAGGGCCCTTGCCCCATGATGTAGAGGTGGCAATCCGGCAGTGGGACTACAATGAGAAGCTGGCCATGTTCATGTTTCAG GACGGAATGCTGGACAGACATGAGTTCCTGACCTGGGTACTTGAGTGTTTTGAGAAAATCCGCCCTGGAGAGGATGAATTGCTTAAACTGCTGCTGCCCCTGCTGCTTCGA TACTCTGGGGAATTCGTTCAGTCTGCATACCTCTCCCGCCGCCTTGCCTACTTCTGTACACGGAGACTGGCCCTGCAGCTGGATGGCGTGAGCAGTCACTCATCTCATGTGATGTCTGCTCAGTCAACAAGCACACTGCCCACGACCCCTGCTCCTCAGCCCCCAACTAGCAGCACACCCTCTACACCCTTTAGTGACCTGCTTATGTGCCCTCAGCACCGGCCCCTAGTTTTTGGCCTCAGCTGTATCCTTCAG ACCATCCTCCTGTGTTGTCCTAGTGCCCTGGTTTGGCACTACTCGCTGACTGATAGCCGAATCAAGACTGGCTCACCACTTGACCACCTGCCTATTGCCCCCTCCAACCTGCCCATGCCAGAGGGCAACAGTGCCTTCACTCAGCAG GTCCGTGCAAAGTTGCGGGAGATTGAGCAGCAGATCAAGGAGCGAGGACAGGCCGTTGAGGTTCGCTGGTCTTTTGATAAGTGCCAAGAAGCTACTGCAG GCTTCACCATTGGACGGGTGCTCCATACTTTGGAAGTGCTGGACAGCCATAGTTTTGAGCGCTCTGACTTCAGCAACTCTCTTGATTCCCTCTGTAATCGAATCTTTGGATTGGGGCCTAGCAAGGATGGGCACGAG ATCTCCTCAGATGATGATGCTGTGGTATCATTACTGTGTGAATGGGCTGTCAGCTGCAAGCGCTCTGGTCGTCATCGTGCGATGGTGGTAGCCAAGCTACTGGAGAAGAGACAGGCAGAGATTGAGGCTGAG CGTTGTGGAGAATCGGAAGCCGCAGATGAGAAGGGTTCCATAGCCTCTGGCTCCCTTTCTGCTCCTAGTGCTCCCATTTTCCAGGATGTCCTCCTGCAATTTCTGGATACACAGGCTCCCATGCTGA CGGACCCCCGAAGTGAGAGCGAGCGAGTGGAGTTCTTTAACTTGGTACTGCTGTTCTGTGAACTGATTCGACATGATGTTTTCTCCCACAACATGTACACTTGCACCCTCATCTCCCGAGGGGACCTTGCCTTCGGAGCCCCTGGTCCCCGGCCTCCCTCTCCCTTTGATGACCCTGCCGATGACCCCGAGCGCAAGGAGGCtgagggcagcagcagcagcaagctGGAG GATCCAGGGCTCTCGGAGTCTATGGACATCGACCCTAGCTCCAGTGTGCTCTTTGAGGACATGGAGAAGCCTGATTTCTCA TTGTTCTCCCCCACTATGCCCTGTGAGGGGAAGGGCAGTCCATCCCCTGAGAAACCAGATGTTGAGAAGGAGGTGAAGCCCCCACCCAAGGAGAAGCTAGAAGGGACCCTTGGGGTTCTTTATGACCAGCCGCGGCATGTGCAGTATGCCACGCACTTTCCCATCCCCCAG GAGGAGTCATGCAGCCATGAGTGCAACCAGCGGTTGGTCGTACTGTTTGGGGTGGGAAAGCAGCGAGATGATGCCCGCCATGCCATCAAGAAAATTACCAAGGATATCCTGAAGGTTCTGAACCGCAAAGGGACAGCGGAAACTG ACCAGCTTGCTCCTATTGTGCCTCTGAATCCTGGAGACCTGACATTCTTAG GTGGGGAGGACGGGCAGAAGCGGCGGCGCAACCGGCCTGAAGCCTTCCCCACTGCCGAGGATATCTTTGCTAAGTTCCAGCACCTTTCGCATTATGACCAACACCAGGTCACGGCTCAG GTCTCCCGGAATGTTCTGGAGCAGATTACGAGCTTTGCCCTTGGTATGTCGTACCACTTGCCTCTGGTGCAGCATGTGCAGTTCATCTTCGACCTCATGGAATATTCACTCAGCATCAGTGGCCTCATCGACTTTGCCATTCAG CTACTGAATGAACTGAGTGTAGTTGAGGCCGAGTTGCTTCTCAAATCCTCAGATCTGGTGGGCAGTTACACCACCAGCCTGTGCCTGTGCATCGTGGCTGTCCTGCGGCACTATCACGCCTGCCTCATCCTcaaccaggaccagatggcacaGGTCTTTGAGGG GCTGTGTGGCGTAGTCAAGCACGGGATGAACCGGTCCGATGGCTCCTCCGCAGAGCGCTGTATCCTTGCTTATCTCTATGATCTGTACACCTCCTGTAGCCATTTAAAGAGCAAATTTGGGGAGCTCTTCAG CGACTTCTGCTCCAAGGTGAAGAACACCATCTACTGCAACGTGGAGCCGTCAGAATCCAACATGCGCTGGGCACCCGAGTTCATGATTGACACTCTGGAGAACCCTGCCGCTCACACCTTCACCTACACAGGGCTAGGCAAGAGTCTTAGTGAGAACCCTGCTAACCGCTACAGCTTTGTCTGCAATGCCCTTATGCACGTCTGTGTGGGGCACCATGATCCCGATAG GGTGAATGACATCGCAATCCTGTGTGCAGAGCTGACCGGCTATTGCAAGTCACTGAGTGCAGAGTGGCTGGGAGTGCTTAAGGCCTTGTGCTGCTCCTCTAACAATGGCACTTGTGGTTTCAACGACCTCCTCTGCAATGTAGAT GTCAGTGACCTGTCTTTTCATGACTCCCTGGCCACTTTTGTTGCCATCCTTATCGCTCGGCAGTGTTTGCTACTGGAGGATCTGATTCGCTGTGCAGCCATCCCTTCACTCCTTAATGCTG CTTGCAGTGAGCAGGACTCTGAGCCGGGGGCCCGGCTTACCTGCCGCATCCTCCTCCACCTTTTCAAGACACCTCAACTCAATCCTTGCCAGTCGGACGGAA CTGTCTCCCCAGACAAGCCTACGGTAGGAATCCGCTCCTCCTGTGACCGCCACCTGCTGGCTGCCTCCCAGAACCGCATTGTGGATGGAGCTGTGTTTGCTGTTCTCAAGGCTGTGTTTGTACTTG GGGATGCGGAACTGAAGGGTTCAGGCTTCACTGTGACAGGAGGAACAGAAGAACttccagaggaggagggaggaggtggcagtGGCGGTCGGAGGCAGGGTGGCCGCAACATCTCTGTGGAGACAGCCAGTCTGGATGTCTATGCCAAGTACGTGCTACGCAGCATCTGCCAGCAG GAATGGGTAGGAGAACGTTGCCTTAAATCGCTGTGTGAGGACAGCAATGATTTGCAAGACCCAGTGTTGAGTAGCGCCCAGGCCCAGCGCCTCATGCAGCTCATCTGCTACCCACATCGGCTGCTGGACAATGAGGATGGGGAAAACCCCCAGCGGCAACGCATTAAGCGTATTCTCCAG AACTTGGACCAGTGGACCATGCGCCAGTCTTCCTTGGAGCTGCAGCTCATGATCAAGCAGACCCCTAACAAT GAGATGAACTCCCTCTTAGAGAACATCGCCAAGGCCACAATCGAGGTTTTCCAACAGTCTGCAGAGACAGGGTCATCTTCTGGAAACACTGCAAGCAACATGCCCAGCAGCAGCAAGACCAAGCCCGTGCTCAG CTCCCTAGAGCGCTCTGGTGTGTGGCTGGTGGCTCCTCTCATTGCCAAACTGCCCACCTCAGTCCAGGGGCATGTGTTAAAGGCTGCTGGGGAAGAATTGGAGAAGGGCCAGCACCTGGGTTCCTCTTCACGCAAAGAACGTGATCGACAAAAGCAGAAGAG CATGTCCCTGTTGAGCCAGCAGCCCTTCTTATCCCTGGTGCTGACGTGTCTGAAGGGTCAGGACGAGCAGCGCGAGGGACTCCTTACCTCCCTCTACAGCCAGGTCCACCAG ATTGTGAATAATTGGAGAGATGACCAGTACTTAGACGATTGCAAGCCAAAGCAGCTAATGCATGAGGCGCTCAAACTGCGGCTCAACCTG GTGGGGGGCATGTTTGACACGGTGCAGCGCAGCACCCAGCAGACCACAGAGTGGGCTGTGCTCCTCCTGGAGATCATCATCAGCGGCACTGTCGACATGCAGTCCAACAA TGAGCTCTTCACCACCGTCTTGGACATGCTGAGCGTGCTCATCAATGGCACCCTAGCTGCGGACATGTCCAGCATCTCCCAGGGCAGCATGGAGGAAAACAAGCGTGCCTACATGAACCTGGTGAAGAAGCTGCGG AAGGAGTTGGGGGAGCGCCAGTCAGACAGTCTGGAAAAAGTTCGCCAGCTGCTGCCACTGCCCAAGCAGACCCGAGATGTCATCACGTGTGAGCCGCAGGGCTCCCTTATCGACACCAAAGGCAACAAGATTGCCGGCTTTGACTCCATCTTCAAGAAGGAG GGTCTACAGGTTTCCACCAAACAAAAGATCTCCCCCTGGGATCTTTTTGAAGGCTTGAAGCCATCAGCGCCACTGTCTTGGGGCTGGTTTGGAACAGTCCGGGTGGACCGGCGCGTGGCCCGCGGAGAGGAGCAGCAGCGGCTGCTGCTGTACCACACGCACCTGAGGCCCCGGCCCCGCGCCTATTACCTGgagccgctgccgctgccgccggAAGATgaggagcccccagcccccgccctgcTGGAGCCTGAGAAAAAGGCTCCAGAGCCCCCCAAAACTGACAAACCTGGGGCCGCTCCCCCCAGCACCGAGGAACGCAAGAAGAAGTCCACCAAGGGCAAGAAACGCAGCCAGCCGGCCGCCAAGACAGAG ccctctccccttcctcctgtgcCGTTCACACAGGACTATGGAATGGGCCCAGGCCGGAGTGGCCCCTATGGAGTGACAGTGCCTCCGGACCTCCTGCACCACACCAACCCTGGCTCCATATCCCACCTTAGCTACAGGCAGGGCTCCATAGGCCTCTACACCCAGAACCAGCCGCTGCCGGCAG GTGGCCCCCGTGTGGACCCGTACCGCCCTGTGCGGTTACCGATGCAGAAGCTGCCGACCCGACCACCTTACCCTGGAGTGCTGCCCACCACTATGACTGGCGTCATGGGACTGGAACCCTCCTCCTACAAGACGCCTGTGTACCGACAGCAGCAGCCTGCGGTGCCCCAAGGACAGCGCCTTCGCCAACAGCTCCAGGCAAAGATA CAGAGTCAGGGGATGTTGGGACAGTCATCTGTCCATCAGATGACTCCCAGCTCTTCCTACGGTTTGCAGACCTCCCAG ggCTATACTCCTTACGTTTCTCATGTGGGATTGCAGCAACACACAGGCCCCGCAG ATGCTACCCGCCACCTGCAGCAGCGGCCCAGTGGCTATGTGCACCAGCAGGCCCCAACCTACGGACATGGGCTGACCTCCACTCAAAG GTTTTCCCACCAGACACTGCAGCAAACACCCATGATAGGCACAATGACCCCACTGGGCGCCCAGGGTGTCCAGGCCGGCGTCCGGTCGGCTTCCATCCTGcctgagcagcagcagcagcagcagcaacagcagcagcagcagcagcagcagcagcaacagcagcagcagcagcaacagcagcaacagtACCACAtccggcagcagcagcagcagcagatcCTGCGG cagcagcagcagcagcagcaacagcagcagcagcagcagcagcagcaacagcagcagcagcagcagcagcaacagcagcagcaagcacaccagcagcagcagcagcaggcagctcctccccagccccagccccagtcccAGCCCCAG TTCCAGCGCCAGGGGCTTCAGCAGACCCAGCAACAACAGCAGACAGCAGCTTTGGTCCGGCAGCTCCAACAACAGCTCTCCA ATACCCAGCCACAGCCCAGTACCAACATATTTGGACGCTACTGA